The Frondihabitans peucedani genome segment TAAAAGAAAAACACAGCAGCAACCGGAATAGGCTGACCACTGCAAGTTTGATGCTGACCAAAAGAACAAAACAATCTGACGATTGTTGTCCATTTCAATCTCAAAGAAACCAAGCACCCGACCATCCGTTACTCCGAAGGAGTGACAGAAAGAATCGAATGCCGAGGTATAATTTGGCATTTGACAATGTGCACGCTGTTGAGTTCTCAAGGACCAAACGCACCCCGAACCACACCAAAACCATGGCGCTCGTCGGAAGCAACTGTGAAACCCTACCCACCCCTCCGGGCCCTGTCAAACCCGACCCGAAGACCGTGAACGACTAGACTTCCCAGCCCCCATAAAAGAGCACCAGGCATGCAAGCGAACCTGCAAGGTGAGGACTTACCACCCTACCCACAACCCGTTCAACTCACAAGAAGGAACGAGGGGGAAGGAGCCACCACTTGAGGAAGGTTAGCCAGGCACAAGACCCGGCCCGTTTTCATTCCTTTGGGCTGACAGGAAGAAACATTACGTCCCCCACACCCAACCAGCAAATCCCACCCACATCCCGGGCGTGTCGCACCACCCCCACCCGACAAAACCCCTGATCCTGCGCCGAAAGGCCACCCCCCGCCCCAAAACACGACAACACAGGGCAGAAAGCGGCCTCTCGAGAGGAGCAGCGATGGCGGCCTTCAGTCGGCGACCGTGACGCCGGCGAGCGTCTTCTTGCCGCGTCGCAGAACGGCATGCTTTCCGGCCAGAGCCAGGGACGCGACCGGCGCCGACTCGTCGGACACCCGCTCGTTGTTCACGTAGACCCCGCCCTCGGCCGCCGCGCGTCGGGCAGCCCCGAGCGACGCGACGAGACCGGTGGCCACGAGAGCCTGCGAGACCGTGGTGGTCGCATCGACCTCCGCATTCGGGAGCTCGGCGATGGCCGCTTCGAGAACGTCGATCGGCAGAGCCGCCAGATCGCCCTGCCCGAAGAGCGCGGCCGACGCGTCGATCGCAGCCTGCGCGGCGTCGACACCGTGGACGAGCGACGTCACCTCCAGTGCCAGTCGCTTCTGGGCCTCCCGAGCGAACGGCCGCTCGGCTACCTGCGCCGCGTACTCCTCGATCTCGGCACGGCCGAGGAACGTGAAGACCTTGAGGCGATCGATCACGTCTTTGTCGTCCTGGTTGAGCCAGAACTGGTAGAACGCGTACGGCGAGGTCATCGACGGATCGAGCCAGACGGCGTTCCCCTCGCTTTTGCCGAACTTCGTGCCGTCGGAATTCACGACGAGCGGGGTGCCGATGGCGTGGACGGAGACACCCTCGGTGCGCCGGATCAGCTCGGTCCCGCTGGTGAGATTGCCCCACTGATCGCTGCCACCGGTCTGGAGGACGCACCCGTACGTCCGGTAGAGCTCGCGGAAGTCGAGCCCCTGCAGGATCTGGTAGCTGAACTCGGTGTAGCTGATGCCGGCGTCGGAGTTCAGCCGGGCCGAGACGGCGTCTTTCTTGAGCATCGTGCCCACGCGGAAGTTCTTGCCGATATCGCGGAGGAACTCGATGGCCGACAGAGGCTCGGTCCAGTCGAGGTTGTTCACGACTCGAAGGCCGTTCTCGCCCTCGGGCGACAGGAACTTCTCGACGTGAACGCGGATGCGGTCGACCCACTCGGCCGTCTGCTCGCGCGTCTTGAGCGTCCGTTCAGCAGTCGGACGGGGATCGCCGATGAGACCGGTCGAGCCGCCGACGAGTCCGAGCGGCTTGTGGCCAGCGAGCTGGAGACGCCGGAGGAGGAGCAGCTGCACGAGGTTGCCGAGGTGCAGGCTCGGCGCGGTCGGGTCGAACCCGCAGTAGTACGTGATCGGGGGCCCGGCCAGGAGCTCTCGGAGCGCGGACTCGTCGGTCGAGACGTGGACGAGCCCGCGATAGACGATCTCGTCCCACACGTTCTCGAAGGAGGGATCGTTCGTCTGGGTGGCCAGGAGGTCGGCCGTCGATTGACTCGTCACCCCGTGAGTTTAGCGGAGGGCCTCGTCACGGACGCCGACGCGAGACCGCCGCACGGTAGGCGGAGACGGTCGGGTCGTCGACGTAGAAGCGCCAGGGATACGCGTCGGTGCCTGCGACACCGGAGACGCCCACTCGGGGTGACGACAGGATCCTGCGCTCGGGCACGATAGGGAACTCGAGCGAGAACGGGGGCGTGGCGATGCTCGACCCGTTGTCGGCGAGCTCGATACCGAGCGCAGTCCCGAGGTTGCCCGGGCCGCGAGCAAGGTCGGCGTCGCGCCTCGCCGTGGGTCGACGGAGGCGGGCGATGTCGAGTCCGTCGACGACCTCTCCCCCGCGCAGGAGGACTCCGGACGGGGAGCCCTCCGGGCCGCAGACGAGGTTGAGGCAGCGGTGGATGCCGTACGACAGGTACACGTAGAGGGTTCCCGGGGGTCCCCACATGCTCGCGTTTCGCGGGGTCATGCCGCGGTGGGCGTGCGAACCGGAGTCTCGACCCTCACCGAGATAGGCCTCGACTTCGGTGAGACGGACAGCGACCCCGCCCGACCGGAAGACTGCTCCGAGCAGCAGCGGGGCTGCGTCGAGAGCGGGCCGGTCGAGCGGGGTCGTCATGGAGTCGCGACGGAGATCTAGAAGAAGCGCTGGCCGGTCGCGATCGTGTAGACGATCGCGGCCACGACGATCACGACGGCGACCGTCGCCACGGTCGGGAGCAGCCAGGGGCGAGCCCTGGGGTGCTTGTCGGTCGAGCCGGGACGACCGGTGTCGCGTGCCATCGTCGTCACGCCCGCTCGGGAGCGAAGTACGCGACGAGCTCGCGGACACGAGCGGTCAGGGCTGCCAGTTGCTCGGCGACCCGCGCCGGAGCCGTGCCCCCGACACCGTCGCGACTGGCGATCGACCCCTCGACCGTCAGCACGCCGCGGATCTCCGGGGTGAGGTGCGGCGACACCTCGACGTACTGCTCGTCGGTCGGCTCGTCGAGGTCGAGGCCGTTCTGCTCGCAGAACCGCACCAGGGCGCCGCTGATCTCGTGAGCGTCACGGAACGGCACGCCCTGCTTGACCAGCCACTCCGCGACATCCGTCGCGAGCGAGAATCCCTGTGGCGCCAGCTCGGCGAGGCGGTCCTCGTCGAACTCGAGCGTCGCGATCATCCCGGTGAAGGCGGGCAGCAGCACCTCCAGCTGGGTGACCGTGTCGAACACGGGCTCCTTGTCTTCCTGGAGGTCGCGGTTGTAGGCCAGCGGCAGGCCCTTGAACGTCGCCAGGAGTCCGGTGAGGTTGCCGATGAGCCGGCCCGCCTTGCCGCGCGCGAGCTCCGCGATGTCCGGGTTCTTCTTCTGCGGCATGATCGACGAGCCCGTCGAGTAGCCGTCGTCGAGGCGGACGAAGCCGAACTCGCGCGTGTTCCAGAGGATGACCTCCTCGGCGAGCCGGCTGAGGTCGATCCCGATCGAGGCGGTGACGAAGGCGAACTCGGCCACCACGTCGCGCGAGGCGGTGGCGTCGATGGAGTTCTCGGTGGTGCGGTCGAAGCCGAGCTCGCGGGCCACCAGCGCAGGATCGAGACCGAGCGAGGATCCTGCCAGAGCACCCGACCCGTAGGGCGACGCACCGGCCCGGACCGACCAGTCGCGCAGGCGCTCCAGGTCGCGGACCAGCGGCCACGCGTGTGCGAGCAGGTGGTGGGCGAGCAGGACGGGCTGAGCGTGCTGGAGGTGCGTCCGGCCCGGCATGACAGCGCGGTCGTGCCTGGTGGCCTGCCCGGCGATGGCGTCGACGAGCTCCGTGACGAGATGGGCGATGACCCGGCCGTGGTCGCGGAGGTACAGGCGGACGAGAGTGGCGATCTGGTCGTTGCGGCTTCGGCCGGCGCGGAGCTTGCCCCCGAGTTCGGGCCCGGCGATCGCCATGAGGTGCCGCTCGAGGGCGGAGTGGACGTCCTCATCGGTCTCGGCCGCGGTGAGCCGACCCTCCACGACTCCCTGCTCGAGCGCTTCGAGGGCGTCGAGCATCACGGGGAGCTCCGCGTCGTCGAGGTAGCCGGCGGCGTGGAGCGCTCGCGCGTGCGCGCGGGACCCGGCGATGTCGTACGGCGCCAGCTGCCAGTCGAACTGCGTCGACCGGCTGAGGGCTGTGAGCTCGGGACTCGGCCCGGACGCGAAGCGGCCGCCCCACAGGGCGCCCGCCTCCGCAGCCCGGGACGAGCTCGACGAATCGGACACGACTACTGCGCCAGGTCGCGGCGGGCGGAGATCTTCGACGGAAGCGACCACAGCTCGATGAAGCCCTTCGACAGCGACTGGTCGAAGGTGTCGCCGGTGTCGTAGGTGGCGAGGTCGAAGTCGTAGAGGCTCTGCGCGCTCTTCTGGCCGGTGACCGTCGCGCGGCCGCCCTGCAGCTTCAGACGGATGTCTCCGGAGACGTACTTCTGGGTGTCGTCGATGAAGACGTCGAGCGACCGCTTGAGTCCGCCGAACCAGAGGCCGTCGTAGACGAGGTTCGACCACTCCGCCTCGACGCCGCGCTTGTAGCGGCTGACGTCGCGTTCGAGAGTGAGGCTCTCGAGGGCCTCGTGCGCCTCGATGAGGGCCATCGCGGCCGGGGCCTCGTAGACCTCGCGGCTCTTGATGCCGACGAGACGGTCTTCGACGACGTCGATGCGGCCGACGCCGTGCCTGCCCGCGAGCTCGTTCATCTTCTCGACGATGGCGAGAGCCGAGAGACTCACGCCGTCGATGGCGACCGGGATGCCCGCCTCGAAGGTGATGGTGATCTCGTCGGCGTCCTTCTGGACCGTGGGGTCTTGCGTGTACTCGTAGAGGTCTTCGATGGGTGCGTTCCACGGGTCTTCGAGGAAGCCCGTCTCGACGGCGCGGCCCCACACGTTCTTGTCGATCGAGTACGGCGACGCCGCGCTCTGGCGGATCGGGAGACCGTGCTCCTCGGCGTAGATGATCGCCTTGTCGCGGGTGAGAGCCAGATCGCGGACCGGGGCGATGCTCGTGAGGTCGGGGGCGAGCGCTGCGACCGCGGCTTCGAAACGGACCTGGTCGTTGCCCTTGCCGGTGCAGCCGTGAGCCACCGAGTCGGCGCCGAGCGACTTCGCCGTGAGGGCGAGGTGCTTCGAGATGAGCGGACGGCTGAGCGCCGACACCAGCGGGTAGCGCTTCTGGTAGAGGGCGTTGGCCTTGAGCGCCGGCATCAGGTAGTCGTCGGCGAACTCCTCCTTCGCGTCGACGACGATCGACTCGACGGCACCGCAGTCGAGCGCGCGCTGGCGCACGTCGTTCATGTCTTCGCCACCCTGCCCGACGTCGACGGCCAGAGCCACGACCTCCTTGCCGGTGGCGTCCTTCAGCCAGCCGATGCCGACAGAGGTGTCGAGCCCGCCCGAGTAGGCCAGGACTACGCGATCTGCCATGATTCTCCTTGATTCGTGTGTGTCGGTGTGAGTGGTGTCTGAGGTCGGCTACTGCGAGAGCAGCCAGGTGAGGAGGGCCTTCTGGGCGTGGAGGCGGTTCTCCGCCTCGTCCCAGATGACGCTCCGCGGGCCGTCGATGACGTCGGCCTCGACCTCGTAGCCCCGGTCGGCCGGGAGGCAGTGCAGGAAGATCGCCTCGTCGTCGGCCTGGGCCATGAGCGCCTGGTCGACCTTGTACGACCCGAAGGTCGCGACCCGGTGGGCCTTCTCGTCTTCCTTGCCCATCGACACCCAGGTGTCGGTGACGACGATGTCGGCACCGCGGACCGCCTCGACCGCGTCGGTCACGACCGTCGCCGAGCCGCCGGTCGCTGCGGCGATCCGCTCGGCGTCCGCGACGACAGCGGCCTCGGGGGCGAACTCGGTGGGCGCGCCGATCCTGACGTGCATGCCTGCCGTCGTCCCGGCGAGGAGGTACGACTGCGCCATGTTGCAGCGGCCGTCACCCACGAACGCGACCGTCAGGCCTGCGAGAGCACCCTTCCGCTCGCGGATCGTGAGGAGGTCGGCCAGCAGCTGGCAGGGGTGGAAGTCGTCGGAGAGCGCATTGACCACGGGGACGAGGGCCCCCTCGGCCATCTGCTCCAGACCGGCCTGGGCGTAGGTCCGCCAGACGATGGCGGCGACCTGGCGCTCGAGCACCCGGGCGGTGTCGCTCGGGGTCTCCTTGCCGCCGAGCTGGCTCGACGCGGTCTCGAGGATCAGCGGCTGACCCCCGAGCTCGGCGATGCCGACCGCGAACGAGACGCGCGTCCGGGTCGAGGACTTGTCGAAGATCACTGCAACCGTCTGAGGCCCGACGAGCGGGCGCTCCAGATAGCGGTCGGCCTTCAGGGTCGCCGCGAGATCCAGGATCGCCGACTGCTCGGCCTGGTCGAGGTCGTCGTCGCGAAGGAAGTGCCTCGGCATCAGATGCCCTTCAGGACGGCGGCGAAGATCTCGATGAACTCGGCGATCTCGGCGTCGCCCACGATGAGCGGCGGCGCGATCCTGATGCTCGAGTCGTTCGCGGCGTTGATGATGAGGCCCGCCTCGAGAGCGCGGGCAGAGATCTCGTCGGCGATCGGCTGACGGAGCCCGACGCCGATCAGGAGGCCGCGGCCCCGGATCTCGTCGACGTGCGGCGACGCGAGCGCAGCGATGGCCTCCCGGATCTGGTGACCGCGTCGACTGGCGTTGTCGATCAGACCGGCGTCCTCGATCTCGCCGAGGACCGCGTTGGCGGCGGTCGTCGCGAAAGGATTGCCGCCGAAGGTCGAGCCGTGCTGACCCGCCTCGAAGAGGTCGGAGGCCGAGCCGAACGTGACGAGAGCGCCGATCGGGATGCCGCCGGCGATCCCCTTGGCGATCGTGATCGCGTCGGGCGTGATGCCGAACTGCTGGAACGCGAACCAGGATCCCGTCCGGCCCACGCCGGTCTGGATCTCGTCGAGCACGAGGAGCGCCCCGTGCTCCGTGGTCAGGGCGCGCGCCGCCTCGAGGAACCCCTCGGGCAGGTCGACGACGCCGGCCTCGCCCTTGATCGGCTCGATGATGATGCCGGCGACGCGGTCGTCGATCGCGTGCTCGAGAGCCTCGATCGTGGTGTCGATGTGCTCGACGCCCGGCAGCATCGGCTCGAACGGCTCGCGGAGGGCGGGCTTGCCGGTCAGGGCGAGAGCGCCCATGGTGCGACCGTGGAACGAGCTCTGGAGTGCCAGGATCCTGGTCTTCGAGCCGTCGGCGCCGCGGTTCAGCCGCATCAGCTTGAACGCGGCCTCGTTGGCCTCGGCTCCGGAGTTGCCGTAGTACACGCGGCCCTCATCGCCCGCGCCCGTGATGCGCTTGAGGCGCTCGGCGAGCTCGACCTGGGCCGGCGTGGCGAAGTAGTTGGAGACGTGGATGAGCGTGGCGGCCTGCTGGGAGACCGCGTCGACGAGCACCGGGTGCGCGTGCCCGAGGGCGTTGACCGCGATCCCGGCGAGGAAGTCGAGGTACCGCTTGCCGTCGACGTCCCACACCTGGCAGCCCTCGCCGCGAGCGAGCATCACCTTCGGGGTCGAAAGGGACTTCATGAGGGAGTCACCGAATCGGCGCTGCCACGTGCCTTCGGTTGTCTGGGTGGTCGTGGTCATGACTGTCCTTTCTTCTGCTCGTTCGTGTTCTGGTGGGAGGGGCTCAGTCGGACGTAGGTGCTCGGCTTGCCGTTGGGGACGACCTCGGTGCCCGCACCGCGCTGGGTGAAGATCTCGAGGAGGATCGAGTGCGGGATGCGGCCGTCGATGATGGTCGCTCCCCCGACGCCCGCGACGACGGCGTCGAGGCAGGCGGTCATCTTGGGGATCATGCCGCTCTCGAGTCGCGGGAGGAGCTCGGTGAGCTCGTCGACCGAGATGAGGGCGACGAGCGACGAGCGGTCGGGCCAGTCGGCGTAGAGGCCCGGGACGTCGGTCAGCATGACGAGCTTCGAGGCGTCGAGGGCGATCGCGAGTGCCGCGGCAGCCGCATCGGCGTTGACGTTCAGCGCGCCGTCCGGGTCGAGCTCGTTGACCGCGATCGAGGACACGACCGGGATGCGGCCCGCCCCGATCTCGGCCAGGACCCGCGACGGATCGACCGCCGTGATGTCGCCGACGTGCCCGAGGTCGAAGGTCTCGCCGTCGATCTCGACGCCGCGCCTGTGCCCCTCGAAGAGCTTCGCCTCGTCGGTCCCGTCGCTGAAGACGCCGCGGGCGAGATCGCCGTGCTCGTTGATCAGATCGACGATCTCGGCGTTCACCTCGCCGGCCAGGACGTCGCGGACGACCGAGATCGCCTCGGTCGTCGTGACGCGGTACCCGCCTCGGAACTCGGACTCGATGCCGGCCGCCTTCAGCGCGGCCGAGATCTGCGGCCCCCCGCCGTGCACGACGACCGGGTGGAGCCCGACGCGGAGCAGGTAGACCATGTCTTCGGCGAAGGCCCGTTTGAGGTCGTCGTTGATCATGGCGTTGCCGCCGAACTTGACCACGACGATCTTGTCGGCGTAGTTCTTCAGCCACGGGAGCGACTCGATGAGGGTGGCGGCCTTGACCGCCGCGATCGCCTGTTCTGTGTCCATCGTCAGCGCCCTCAGCTCGAGTACGCGCTGTTCTCGTGCACGTAGTCGTGCGTGAGATCGTTGGTCAGGATGGTCGCCGTCTCGGAACCGGCGTGGAGATCGAGCAGGATGTGGAGCGCCCGCGGCGTCATGTCGACCTCCGTCACCGGACGGTCGGGTGCGCCCTTGGCGCACAGCCGGACGCCGTTGAACGACACGTCGACGTCGTAGGGGTCGAACTCCGCCTGCGTGGTGCCGATCGCCGCGAGGACGCGGCCCCAGTTGGGGTCGTTGCCGAACACGGCCGCCATCAGCAGATTGCTGCGGGCGAGGGACCGCCCGACCTCGACCGCATCCTGCTCCGAGACCGCGTTCACGACCTCGACGGTGATGTCGTGCGAGGCCCCCTCGGCGTCGCCCTGGAGCTGGCGGGCGAGGTCGGCGCAGAGCTCGGTGACGGCGGCGGCGAAGTCGGCCTCTGCCGGCGCGACGCCCGAGGCACCGCTCGCGAGCAGCACGACGGTGTCGTTCGTCGACATGCAGCCGTCGGAGTCGAGCCGGTCGAAGGTGACCCGCGTCGCCTGGCGGAGCGCCCGGTCGAGGGCGGCGGCCGGCAGGTCGGCGTCGGTCGTCAGCACGACGAGCATCGTGGCGAGGCCGGGCGCGAGCATCCCGGCGCCCTTCGCCATGCCGCCGACGCTCCAGCCGTCGCCCTGGACCACGGCCTCTTTCGGGTGGGTGTCGGTCGTCATGATCGCCGACGCGGCATCTCTCCCGCCGTCGGGGGCGAGTGCGAGAGCGGCCGCGCGCGATCCTGCGAGGACCTTGTCGCGGAACGCCTGGTCTCCGGTGCCGATCAGACCCGTCGAGCAGACGACGACGTCGCCGGCGCCGATCTCGAGAGCGTCGGCGACCGCCTCGGCCGTCGAGTGCGTGGTCTGGAACCCGAAGGAGCCGGTGAAGCAGTTGGCGCCGCCCGAGTTGAGGACCACGGCCCGCGCGACACCGTCGGCGAGCACCTGCTGCGACCACAGGACGGGGTTGGCCTTGGCGCGGTTCGACGTGAAGACCGCCGCTGCAGCCGAGCTCGGACCCCGGTTGACGACCAGGGCGACATCGGGCAGGCCGGTCGACTTGAGGCCGGCGACGACGCCGGAGGCCTCGAAGCCCCGGGCCGCGGTGACGCTCACGGTGCTACTCCGTCGGTGCTGAGCCCCAGGGTCTCGGGGAGGCCGAGAGCGATGTTGGCCGACTGGACGGCAGCACCGGCGGTGCCCTTGCCGAGGTTGTCGAGGGCGCTGACGACGATGACACGGCCGGCCGCCTCGTCGACGGCGAGCCCGACCAGGCAGCTGTTCGACCCGATCGTGTCGGCGACCCGCGGGAACTCGCCCTCGGGGAGCAGAGTCACGAACGGCTCGTCGGCGTACGCGAGCTCCCACGCGCGCCGGAGGTCGTGCTCGGTCGCGCCGGGCGCGAGCCTGGCCGTGGTCGTCGCCAGGATGCCCCGCGCCATCGGCACGAGGACGGGGGTGAACGAGAGTCGGACGTCGGTGCCGCCCGCGAGCCGCAGGTTCTGCTGCGTCTCGGGGATGTGCCGGTGCGTGCCGCCGACGCCGTAGACCGAGGCGGAGCCGAGCATCTCGCTGGCGAGGAGGTGCGGCTTCAGGGCCTTGCCCGCGCCGGAAGGGCCGACGGCCAGGACCGACACGATGTCGTCGACCTCGACGAGGCCGGCCTCCACGCCCGGAGCGAGGCCGAGCGAGATCGCGGTGACGTTGCAGCCGGGCACGGCGATGCGGCGGGTGCCGACGATCTCGTCGCGC includes the following:
- the argB gene encoding acetylglutamate kinase — translated: MDTEQAIAAVKAATLIESLPWLKNYADKIVVVKFGGNAMINDDLKRAFAEDMVYLLRVGLHPVVVHGGGPQISAALKAAGIESEFRGGYRVTTTEAISVVRDVLAGEVNAEIVDLINEHGDLARGVFSDGTDEAKLFEGHRRGVEIDGETFDLGHVGDITAVDPSRVLAEIGAGRIPVVSSIAVNELDPDGALNVNADAAAAALAIALDASKLVMLTDVPGLYADWPDRSSLVALISVDELTELLPRLESGMIPKMTACLDAVVAGVGGATIIDGRIPHSILLEIFTQRGAGTEVVPNGKPSTYVRLSPSHQNTNEQKKGQS
- the argF gene encoding ornithine carbamoyltransferase; this translates as MPRHFLRDDDLDQAEQSAILDLAATLKADRYLERPLVGPQTVAVIFDKSSTRTRVSFAVGIAELGGQPLILETASSQLGGKETPSDTARVLERQVAAIVWRTYAQAGLEQMAEGALVPVVNALSDDFHPCQLLADLLTIRERKGALAGLTVAFVGDGRCNMAQSYLLAGTTAGMHVRIGAPTEFAPEAAVVADAERIAAATGGSATVVTDAVEAVRGADIVVTDTWVSMGKEDEKAHRVATFGSYKVDQALMAQADDEAIFLHCLPADRGYEVEADVIDGPRSVIWDEAENRLHAQKALLTWLLSQ
- the argH gene encoding argininosuccinate lyase, with the translated sequence MSDSSSSSRAAEAGALWGGRFASGPSPELTALSRSTQFDWQLAPYDIAGSRAHARALHAAGYLDDAELPVMLDALEALEQGVVEGRLTAAETDEDVHSALERHLMAIAGPELGGKLRAGRSRNDQIATLVRLYLRDHGRVIAHLVTELVDAIAGQATRHDRAVMPGRTHLQHAQPVLLAHHLLAHAWPLVRDLERLRDWSVRAGASPYGSGALAGSSLGLDPALVARELGFDRTTENSIDATASRDVVAEFAFVTASIGIDLSRLAEEVILWNTREFGFVRLDDGYSTGSSIMPQKKNPDIAELARGKAGRLIGNLTGLLATFKGLPLAYNRDLQEDKEPVFDTVTQLEVLLPAFTGMIATLEFDEDRLAELAPQGFSLATDVAEWLVKQGVPFRDAHEISGALVRFCEQNGLDLDEPTDEQYVEVSPHLTPEIRGVLTVEGSIASRDGVGGTAPARVAEQLAALTARVRELVAYFAPERA
- the tyrS gene encoding tyrosine--tRNA ligase; protein product: MTSQSTADLLATQTNDPSFENVWDEIVYRGLVHVSTDESALRELLAGPPITYYCGFDPTAPSLHLGNLVQLLLLRRLQLAGHKPLGLVGGSTGLIGDPRPTAERTLKTREQTAEWVDRIRVHVEKFLSPEGENGLRVVNNLDWTEPLSAIEFLRDIGKNFRVGTMLKKDAVSARLNSDAGISYTEFSYQILQGLDFRELYRTYGCVLQTGGSDQWGNLTSGTELIRRTEGVSVHAIGTPLVVNSDGTKFGKSEGNAVWLDPSMTSPYAFYQFWLNQDDKDVIDRLKVFTFLGRAEIEEYAAQVAERPFAREAQKRLALEVTSLVHGVDAAQAAIDASAALFGQGDLAALPIDVLEAAIAELPNAEVDATTTVSQALVATGLVASLGAARRAAAEGGVYVNNERVSDESAPVASLALAGKHAVLRRGKKTLAGVTVAD
- a CDS encoding argininosuccinate synthase yields the protein MADRVVLAYSGGLDTSVGIGWLKDATGKEVVALAVDVGQGGEDMNDVRQRALDCGAVESIVVDAKEEFADDYLMPALKANALYQKRYPLVSALSRPLISKHLALTAKSLGADSVAHGCTGKGNDQVRFEAAVAALAPDLTSIAPVRDLALTRDKAIIYAEEHGLPIRQSAASPYSIDKNVWGRAVETGFLEDPWNAPIEDLYEYTQDPTVQKDADEITITFEAGIPVAIDGVSLSALAIVEKMNELAGRHGVGRIDVVEDRLVGIKSREVYEAPAAMALIEAHEALESLTLERDVSRYKRGVEAEWSNLVYDGLWFGGLKRSLDVFIDDTQKYVSGDIRLKLQGGRATVTGQKSAQSLYDFDLATYDTGDTFDQSLSKGFIELWSLPSKISARRDLAQ
- the argJ gene encoding bifunctional glutamate N-acetyltransferase/amino-acid acetyltransferase ArgJ; this encodes MSVTAARGFEASGVVAGLKSTGLPDVALVVNRGPSSAAAAVFTSNRAKANPVLWSQQVLADGVARAVVLNSGGANCFTGSFGFQTTHSTAEAVADALEIGAGDVVVCSTGLIGTGDQAFRDKVLAGSRAAALALAPDGGRDAASAIMTTDTHPKEAVVQGDGWSVGGMAKGAGMLAPGLATMLVVLTTDADLPAAALDRALRQATRVTFDRLDSDGCMSTNDTVVLLASGASGVAPAEADFAAAVTELCADLARQLQGDAEGASHDITVEVVNAVSEQDAVEVGRSLARSNLLMAAVFGNDPNWGRVLAAIGTTQAEFDPYDVDVSFNGVRLCAKGAPDRPVTEVDMTPRALHILLDLHAGSETATILTNDLTHDYVHENSAYSS
- the argC gene encoding N-acetyl-gamma-glutamyl-phosphate reductase, with amino-acid sequence MPLSVAVAGASGYAGGELLRLLTAHPEFDVTTVTAFTNAGQPLIAAQPHLRSLAHLTLLETSPENLSGHDVVFLALPHGKSGEITAQLSDETLVVDCGADHRLTDEADWAAFYGGEFFGAWTYGMPELLHAGKTKQRDEIVGTRRIAVPGCNVTAISLGLAPGVEAGLVEVDDIVSVLAVGPSGAGKALKPHLLASEMLGSASVYGVGGTHRHIPETQQNLRLAGGTDVRLSFTPVLVPMARGILATTTARLAPGATEHDLRRAWELAYADEPFVTLLPEGEFPRVADTIGSNSCLVGLAVDEAAGRVIVVSALDNLGKGTAGAAVQSANIALGLPETLGLSTDGVAP
- a CDS encoding DNA-3-methyladenine glycosylase, which gives rise to MTTPLDRPALDAAPLLLGAVFRSGGVAVRLTEVEAYLGEGRDSGSHAHRGMTPRNASMWGPPGTLYVYLSYGIHRCLNLVCGPEGSPSGVLLRGGEVVDGLDIARLRRPTARRDADLARGPGNLGTALGIELADNGSSIATPPFSLEFPIVPERRILSSPRVGVSGVAGTDAYPWRFYVDDPTVSAYRAAVSRRRP
- a CDS encoding acetylornithine transaminase, producing MTTTTQTTEGTWQRRFGDSLMKSLSTPKVMLARGEGCQVWDVDGKRYLDFLAGIAVNALGHAHPVLVDAVSQQAATLIHVSNYFATPAQVELAERLKRITGAGDEGRVYYGNSGAEANEAAFKLMRLNRGADGSKTRILALQSSFHGRTMGALALTGKPALREPFEPMLPGVEHIDTTIEALEHAIDDRVAGIIIEPIKGEAGVVDLPEGFLEAARALTTEHGALLVLDEIQTGVGRTGSWFAFQQFGITPDAITIAKGIAGGIPIGALVTFGSASDLFEAGQHGSTFGGNPFATTAANAVLGEIEDAGLIDNASRRGHQIREAIAALASPHVDEIRGRGLLIGVGLRQPIADEISARALEAGLIINAANDSSIRIAPPLIVGDAEIAEFIEIFAAVLKGI